One window from the genome of Thermaerobacter marianensis DSM 12885 encodes:
- the ribD gene encoding bifunctional diaminohydroxyphosphoribosylaminopyrimidine deaminase/5-amino-6-(5-phosphoribosylamino)uracil reductase RibD, whose product MTPSIAGTGGRGAPPAGEPSGVPAACRRDDWPVTDRAFMRRALRLASRARGRTHPNPMVGAVIVRDGEVVGEGFHRRAGEPHAEIEALRMAGERARGATLYVTLEPCCHYGRTPPCTGAIISAGLRRVVVAMVDPDPRVAGRGIAALAAAGIEVAVGLEEEAARRLNEAYIVHRRLGRPMVTAKYAMTLDGRIATARGDSRWVTGIRARRWAHRLRDRVDAILVGVGTVLADDPLLTVRLHPGGRDPLRIVLDSHARTPPTARVVQVARQSPAPTWVAVTPGAPAARVRGLEEAGARVVTLPAGPDGRVSLPHLLRLLAAEGVVHLLVEGGASVHGAFFGARLVDRVVALVAPKLAGGAEAPGPIAGPGVERMADAPVLRRVFARRLGSDWLIGGYLYDPASPEESGGDPAGGSGANGGRGRAAGPP is encoded by the coding sequence GTGACGCCGTCCATCGCCGGGACCGGTGGCCGGGGAGCCCCGCCAGCGGGCGAGCCCTCCGGTGTCCCCGCAGCTTGCCGTCGTGACGACTGGCCGGTGACCGACCGGGCGTTCATGCGTCGTGCCTTGCGGCTGGCCTCCCGGGCCCGCGGCCGGACCCATCCCAATCCCATGGTCGGTGCCGTGATCGTCCGGGACGGGGAGGTGGTCGGGGAAGGCTTTCACCGGCGGGCGGGCGAGCCCCACGCCGAGATCGAGGCCCTCCGGATGGCGGGTGAACGGGCGCGGGGAGCCACCCTCTACGTCACGCTGGAGCCCTGCTGCCATTACGGCCGGACCCCGCCGTGTACCGGTGCCATCATTTCGGCAGGCCTCCGCCGGGTGGTGGTGGCCATGGTGGATCCGGACCCGCGGGTGGCCGGTCGCGGGATCGCGGCGCTGGCGGCCGCCGGCATCGAAGTCGCCGTCGGGCTGGAAGAGGAAGCCGCCCGGCGACTGAATGAGGCGTACATCGTCCACCGGCGGCTAGGCCGCCCCATGGTCACGGCGAAGTACGCCATGACGCTGGACGGGCGCATCGCCACCGCCCGGGGCGACAGCCGCTGGGTCACCGGGATCCGCGCCCGGCGGTGGGCCCACCGGTTACGGGACCGGGTGGACGCCATCCTGGTCGGGGTCGGCACGGTCCTCGCCGACGACCCGCTGCTGACCGTCCGCCTCCATCCGGGCGGCCGCGATCCCCTGCGCATCGTCCTCGACAGTCACGCCCGCACACCTCCCACGGCCCGCGTGGTTCAGGTGGCCCGCCAGTCGCCGGCGCCAACCTGGGTGGCCGTCACCCCCGGCGCACCGGCCGCGCGGGTCCGGGGCCTGGAAGAGGCGGGGGCACGGGTCGTCACCCTGCCCGCCGGGCCGGATGGCCGGGTCTCCCTCCCCCACCTGCTGCGGCTTTTGGCCGCGGAGGGCGTCGTCCACCTGCTGGTGGAAGGAGGTGCCAGCGTGCACGGCGCGTTCTTCGGCGCACGGCTGGTGGATCGCGTCGTGGCGCTGGTGGCCCCCAAGCTGGCCGGCGGGGCGGAGGCGCCCGGGCCCATCGCCGGGCCCGGCGTGGAGCGGATGGCCGATGCGCCCGTGCTCCGCCGGGTTTTCGCCCGGCGGCTGGGCAGCGACTGGCTCATCGGCGGCTATTTGTACGATCCCGCGAGCCCGGAAGAGAGCGGCGGGGACCCGGCCGGCGGGAGCGGGGCGAACGGGGGGAGGGGACGTGCGGCCGGCCCGCCGTAG
- the tenA gene encoding thiaminase II, with amino-acid sequence MVTDAGGTAPFHQELEEHSRPVWDAIFELPFVREVGDGTLALERFAYFIAQDVLYLDQFARVLARGATLADTPATREMFLRHAANVGRVEERLHEDLAPRIGLDVEAVRRQEPAPVTVAYTDHLLRVAHTGTLGELVAAVLPCYWVYARVGERLARRLPDHDVYRQWILAYASPEFHRSVDEQLALVDRLATLAGADERRLMHQWFLRSLRYEWMFWDQAYRTLRWPVAP; translated from the coding sequence GTGGTCACCGACGCGGGCGGAACGGCACCGTTTCACCAGGAGCTGGAGGAACACAGTCGGCCCGTATGGGACGCGATCTTCGAGCTTCCCTTCGTCCGCGAGGTGGGGGACGGGACGCTGGCGCTCGAGCGGTTTGCCTACTTCATCGCCCAAGACGTGCTCTATCTGGATCAGTTCGCCCGGGTCCTGGCCCGGGGGGCGACGCTGGCGGACACGCCGGCAACCCGCGAGATGTTCCTCCGCCACGCGGCCAACGTGGGCCGGGTCGAGGAGCGGCTGCATGAGGACCTGGCGCCACGCATCGGCTTGGACGTGGAAGCGGTCAGGCGCCAGGAACCCGCGCCGGTCACCGTGGCGTACACCGATCACTTGCTCCGGGTGGCCCATACGGGCACGTTGGGGGAACTGGTGGCCGCGGTCCTTCCCTGTTACTGGGTCTACGCCCGGGTCGGCGAACGGCTGGCACGCCGGCTGCCCGACCACGATGTGTACCGGCAGTGGATTCTCGCGTATGCCAGTCCGGAATTCCACCGCAGCGTGGACGAACAGCTGGCCCTCGTGGACCGCTTGGCCACCTTGGCCGGTGCTGACGAGCGCCGCCTCATGCATCAATGGTTCCTGCGCAGCTTGCGATATGAGTGGATGTTCTGGGACCAGGCCTATCGGACCCTCCGCTGGCCCGTGGCTCCGTGA
- the ribH gene encoding 6,7-dimethyl-8-ribityllumazine synthase, giving the protein MAVYEGTLNPAGIRLAVVVARYNRPVTAALLAGAQDALRRQGVPAEAVDVVWVPGSFELPVTARRLAASGRYHAIVALGAVLKGETAHFEYVAGAAAQGLLQAGLSTGVPVIFGVLTCETLEQALDRTGLRAGDRGAEAALAALEMANLFRTLPD; this is encoded by the coding sequence ATGGCCGTCTACGAGGGAACGTTGAATCCTGCGGGCATTCGCCTTGCCGTGGTCGTGGCGCGGTACAACCGGCCGGTGACGGCCGCCCTCTTGGCCGGGGCGCAGGACGCCCTGCGCCGCCAGGGGGTACCGGCCGAGGCGGTCGACGTCGTGTGGGTGCCCGGTTCCTTCGAGCTGCCCGTCACGGCTCGGCGCCTGGCGGCGTCGGGCCGCTATCACGCCATCGTGGCCCTGGGAGCCGTCTTGAAGGGGGAGACGGCCCACTTCGAATACGTGGCCGGTGCCGCGGCCCAGGGGCTCTTACAGGCGGGCCTGTCCACGGGCGTGCCGGTGATCTTCGGCGTCCTGACCTGTGAAACGCTGGAACAAGCGCTGGACCGCACGGGCCTGCGAGCCGGCGATCGCGGGGCCGAGGCCGCCCTGGCGGCACTGGAGATGGCCAACCTGTTCCGCACCTTGCCGGACTAG
- a CDS encoding carbohydrate ABC transporter permease, with translation MSRAVRPATGLPAGGPAAALAAGRPAAPWRLGLGFLLPFALVVAVFFVIPAVVTVLLSLTDVSVATGLRGFRWVGLENYQRVATDPVAGLVLRNTLLYVGATLTLFNVGLALVLALATAFLPGRWGGFFRAVWLLPRITPSVVYVLMWKYFAAERPYGVINQVLAALGLPAAGNWLYEHPWPMVVAINGFVGASMGMIIFSAAIQAIPREQLIAAQVDGAGSWALVRRVVLPQLRWPALFVAAYQTLSLLASYEYILLATDGGPGFYTTEVWALYAFHTALSNYFGNAQYGLGAALATVLVLIGLVASVLYLRFFNFRQLTQQPRIEVS, from the coding sequence GTGAGCCGGGCGGTGCGCCCGGCCACCGGCCTGCCTGCGGGCGGGCCGGCCGCGGCCCTGGCGGCCGGCCGCCCCGCGGCCCCCTGGCGCCTGGGGCTGGGGTTCCTCCTGCCCTTCGCGCTGGTGGTGGCCGTGTTCTTCGTGATCCCCGCGGTGGTGACGGTGCTTCTCAGCCTCACCGACGTCAGCGTGGCCACGGGGCTGCGCGGGTTCCGCTGGGTGGGGCTGGAGAACTATCAGCGCGTCGCCACCGACCCGGTGGCGGGGCTCGTGCTCCGCAACACCCTGCTTTACGTGGGCGCCACCCTGACGCTGTTCAACGTCGGGCTGGCGCTGGTGCTGGCGCTGGCCACGGCCTTCCTGCCTGGGCGGTGGGGCGGGTTCTTCCGCGCGGTGTGGCTGCTTCCGCGCATCACCCCGTCGGTGGTCTACGTGCTGATGTGGAAGTACTTCGCCGCCGAGCGGCCCTACGGGGTGATCAACCAGGTGCTGGCCGCCCTGGGGCTGCCGGCGGCCGGCAACTGGCTCTACGAGCACCCGTGGCCGATGGTCGTCGCCATCAACGGCTTCGTCGGCGCGTCCATGGGGATGATCATCTTCAGCGCCGCCATCCAGGCCATCCCGCGGGAACAGCTCATCGCCGCCCAGGTGGACGGTGCGGGGAGCTGGGCGCTGGTGCGGCGGGTGGTGCTGCCCCAGCTGCGCTGGCCGGCGCTGTTCGTGGCCGCCTACCAGACGCTGTCGCTGCTGGCGTCGTACGAGTACATCCTGCTGGCCACCGACGGCGGTCCGGGCTTCTACACCACCGAGGTCTGGGCGCTGTACGCCTTCCACACGGCCCTTTCGAACTACTTCGGCAACGCCCAGTACGGCCTCGGTGCCGCCTTGGCCACGGTGCTGGTGCTCATCGGCCTCGTGGCGTCGGTGCTCTACCTGCGCTTCTTCAACTTCCGGCAGTTGACGCAGCAGCCCCGGATCGAGGTCAGCTGA
- a CDS encoding carbohydrate ABC transporter permease yields the protein MLGSLSETQRPARWAWLLLVPVTLPVLLLYAWLLLASWSDGMEGFRPLGWTLENWSFLWQPDPFGPGIGQLTLNTFLFAVLVALGEVLLASTAAYALSRLPVPGRRLWLAMLIVLHAFPGITLLVALFLLLRQLGLYDTLAGVVLAKIALELPFHVWVLKGFYDQVSWDHEMAALLDGASRLVAWWRMVLPIIRPGLMASAVFAFLSGWSEFLLPYVLAPGAGVQTLPVYLGSLLSQADVARYGTVTAVAVFYMIPVMLVYLFLQRYLMVLYTGGVKR from the coding sequence GTGCTCGGCAGCCTGAGCGAGACCCAGCGGCCGGCGCGGTGGGCGTGGCTGCTCCTGGTACCGGTCACGCTTCCCGTGCTGCTGCTGTACGCGTGGCTTCTTCTGGCTTCGTGGAGCGACGGCATGGAGGGTTTCCGGCCCCTGGGCTGGACGCTGGAGAACTGGTCGTTCCTGTGGCAGCCCGATCCCTTCGGGCCCGGCATCGGGCAGCTGACGCTGAACACCTTCCTCTTTGCCGTCCTGGTGGCCCTGGGTGAGGTGCTGCTGGCCAGCACGGCCGCCTACGCCCTCTCGCGCCTGCCCGTGCCGGGGCGGCGGCTCTGGCTGGCGATGCTCATCGTGCTCCACGCCTTCCCGGGGATCACGCTGCTGGTCGCGCTGTTCCTGCTCCTGCGGCAGCTGGGCCTGTACGACACCCTGGCGGGCGTGGTGCTGGCCAAGATCGCCCTGGAGCTGCCCTTCCACGTCTGGGTGCTCAAGGGCTTCTACGACCAGGTGTCCTGGGATCACGAGATGGCGGCGCTGCTGGATGGCGCCAGCCGGCTGGTGGCCTGGTGGCGGATGGTGCTGCCCATCATCCGGCCGGGGCTCATGGCGTCGGCGGTCTTCGCCTTCCTCTCGGGGTGGAGCGAGTTCCTGCTTCCGTACGTCCTGGCGCCCGGCGCCGGCGTCCAGACGCTGCCGGTGTACCTGGGCTCCCTGCTCTCCCAGGCCGACGTGGCCCGGTACGGCACCGTGACCGCGGTGGCCGTGTTCTACATGATCCCGGTGATGCTGGTCTACCTGTTCCTGCAGCGGTACCTGATGGTGTTGTACACGGGGGGTGTGAAGCGGTGA
- a CDS encoding efflux RND transporter periplasmic adaptor subunit, whose protein sequence is MNRRLWRLLVVYLLLAAAAAGTVGVAIARSRHPDSRPIQAVHPQRRPMEDVIFANGRVAPRHQQKVLPRPGLAVESIPVEEGQTVKKGDVLVRYAAGELEGQVRQAELALQRAQLEHRRAQGQLERARACARENGTRGEAAQGPPDEPAPPDHCIGSVPEAEAELQVELARLGVEQARWQLEQARRQLAGAEVRSELDGVVLQVADPEGDLLQGAGGPLVTVGTLEELVVDLVVPELDGVRVRSGQKVRILSDAFPDATWEGTVERVGALVVTRTGMGGRQETGVPVTVALPQGTPLKPGYTVNLEIVVEARQALAVPLSALVGTDGAEVWVIHDGRAVRRPIEVGVSDAEWAEVRSGLTPEDWVVVDPPADLRPGDTVRLVARERQEAAGDEGEPGARD, encoded by the coding sequence ATGAATAGACGGCTTTGGCGGCTGTTGGTGGTCTATCTGCTGCTGGCGGCGGCAGCGGCAGGCACGGTCGGCGTGGCCATCGCCCGGTCCCGCCATCCTGACAGCCGTCCCATCCAGGCCGTTCACCCCCAGCGGCGCCCCATGGAGGACGTCATCTTCGCCAACGGCCGCGTCGCCCCCCGCCACCAGCAGAAGGTGCTGCCCCGGCCGGGCCTGGCGGTCGAGTCGATCCCGGTGGAGGAAGGCCAGACGGTCAAGAAGGGTGACGTCCTGGTCCGGTACGCCGCCGGCGAGCTGGAGGGTCAGGTGCGCCAGGCCGAACTCGCCCTGCAGCGGGCGCAGCTTGAGCACCGGCGTGCCCAGGGCCAGCTGGAACGAGCCAGGGCATGTGCCCGCGAGAACGGCACCCGCGGCGAGGCCGCCCAGGGTCCACCGGACGAACCGGCCCCGCCGGACCACTGCATCGGCAGCGTACCGGAGGCGGAGGCGGAGCTGCAGGTGGAGCTGGCCCGGCTGGGGGTGGAACAAGCCCGGTGGCAACTGGAGCAGGCAAGGCGCCAGCTGGCGGGGGCGGAGGTCCGGAGTGAACTGGATGGCGTGGTGCTGCAGGTCGCGGACCCGGAGGGAGACCTGCTGCAGGGCGCCGGCGGACCGCTGGTGACGGTCGGGACCCTGGAGGAGCTGGTGGTCGACCTGGTCGTTCCCGAGTTGGACGGGGTGCGGGTCCGGTCCGGGCAGAAGGTCCGCATCCTCAGCGACGCGTTCCCAGACGCCACGTGGGAGGGGACCGTCGAACGGGTCGGGGCGCTGGTCGTCACGCGGACGGGGATGGGCGGGCGGCAGGAAACCGGCGTACCCGTGACGGTGGCCCTGCCGCAGGGAACGCCCCTCAAGCCCGGCTACACCGTCAATCTGGAGATCGTGGTGGAGGCGCGGCAGGCCCTGGCGGTACCCCTCTCCGCCCTGGTGGGGACCGACGGTGCCGAGGTCTGGGTGATCCACGACGGGCGCGCCGTCCGCCGCCCGATCGAAGTAGGCGTCAGCGACGCGGAGTGGGCCGAGGTGCGGTCCGGGCTCACACCGGAGGATTGGGTGGTCGTCGACCCGCCCGCGGATTTGCGCCCGGGCGACACCGTGCGTCTCGTGGCCCGTGAACGCCAGGAGGCCGCGGGAGACGAAGGGGAACCAGGGGCCAGGGACTGA
- a CDS encoding YIP1 family protein, whose translation MEQEERGPVPLWRALGGVLANPTATFAAFPAKQPWFVPLLLFGVIGAVGGWVIASATADVVLTRIEELSGPAGNPMGDPSAVASFAGTVMMVTATASGFFGPFLDVLMTAVVTWIVAAVARAVLPFAQLFSLAAYAYLPHVFGTVLLAVLVASGLFDPLAMRGVFPTSLAVVVPGEPGSFLAGLFGRVELFTLWSTVLLGIGLGAAARRGARWGIGVAVAGWLLMAVVSAGLGSLVPNPGTLPPAPGGVPGSGVPQ comes from the coding sequence ATGGAACAGGAAGAACGGGGTCCTGTGCCCCTCTGGCGGGCGCTGGGCGGGGTGCTGGCGAACCCCACCGCCACCTTCGCGGCGTTCCCGGCGAAGCAGCCGTGGTTCGTCCCGCTGCTGCTGTTCGGCGTCATTGGCGCCGTGGGCGGCTGGGTGATCGCCTCCGCCACGGCGGATGTCGTGCTGACCCGGATCGAGGAACTGTCCGGACCGGCCGGGAATCCGATGGGCGACCCCAGCGCCGTGGCCTCCTTCGCTGGCACCGTGATGATGGTGACCGCCACGGCGTCGGGTTTCTTCGGCCCCTTCCTGGATGTCCTGATGACGGCCGTCGTGACGTGGATCGTGGCAGCCGTGGCGCGGGCGGTCTTGCCCTTCGCGCAACTCTTCTCCCTGGCGGCATATGCCTATCTGCCCCACGTCTTCGGAACGGTGCTCTTGGCGGTCCTGGTCGCGTCCGGCCTGTTCGACCCGCTGGCCATGCGCGGCGTGTTCCCGACGAGCCTGGCCGTCGTCGTGCCCGGCGAGCCCGGGTCGTTTCTGGCCGGATTGTTCGGGCGCGTCGAGCTCTTCACCCTCTGGAGCACGGTCTTGCTGGGGATCGGCCTCGGGGCCGCGGCGCGGCGGGGTGCGCGCTGGGGCATCGGCGTCGCGGTGGCCGGGTGGCTGCTGATGGCGGTGGTCAGCGCCGGGCTGGGGAGCCTGGTGCCGAACCCCGGTACCTTGCCGCCGGCCCCCGGAGGTGTGCCCGGCAGCGGCGTGCCCCAGTAG
- a CDS encoding ABC transporter permease, with the protein MSLGEAFRAAWQGVWAHKFRTFLTMLGVVIGVAAVIAVVAIGDGARHRITATLQAADAQAVQILPADFDGLANSQGLLTEQTLAQVSRLPGVRGVVTADVTAATARFRGEEVELTVTGTTFAYPLTDPLEFLAGRFWTEADDRGTRRVIVLDEMAADRLFPGEDPAAAVGQVIRVDGIPYRVAGVVRSQVPAALAGFVSALGEGLRGRGYVPLSTWPTLTGRSPLLAYVAVVPEPGEDRDVIARRTIAHLERVTGQRGAFRTLDLSELAGAIGQVTTLLTVVVGSIAGIALVVGGVGVMNIMLVSVTERTREIGLRMALGATRGNILLQFLIEAMLITGTGGLVGIGLGSGLAWVIAALAGWPPRVSVPTVVVAVLFSLFAGVVCGIYPARRAAGLDPMEALRYE; encoded by the coding sequence TTGAGTCTTGGGGAGGCGTTCCGTGCCGCATGGCAAGGGGTGTGGGCGCACAAGTTCCGCACCTTCCTGACCATGCTGGGGGTGGTCATCGGCGTCGCGGCGGTGATTGCGGTCGTGGCCATCGGCGACGGCGCTCGCCACCGGATCACCGCCACCCTGCAGGCCGCCGACGCCCAGGCCGTCCAGATCCTCCCCGCAGACTTCGACGGGCTGGCCAATTCCCAGGGGCTTTTGACCGAACAGACCCTGGCGCAGGTGAGCCGCCTCCCCGGGGTACGCGGGGTCGTCACCGCCGACGTGACCGCCGCCACCGCCCGCTTCCGGGGCGAAGAGGTAGAGCTGACGGTGACGGGCACCACCTTTGCCTACCCGCTGACGGACCCCCTGGAATTCCTCGCCGGGCGGTTCTGGACCGAAGCCGACGACCGCGGCACCCGGCGCGTCATCGTCCTCGACGAGATGGCGGCCGACCGGCTGTTTCCGGGTGAGGATCCCGCGGCGGCGGTGGGGCAGGTGATCCGGGTCGACGGCATTCCGTACCGGGTCGCGGGCGTCGTCCGATCGCAGGTGCCGGCGGCGCTGGCAGGCTTCGTCTCGGCACTGGGGGAAGGCTTACGCGGTAGGGGCTACGTCCCCCTCTCCACCTGGCCCACCCTGACGGGCCGGTCCCCCTTGCTCGCCTACGTCGCCGTGGTGCCGGAACCGGGCGAGGATCGCGACGTCATTGCCCGGCGCACCATCGCCCACCTGGAGCGGGTGACGGGTCAGCGCGGCGCCTTCCGCACCCTGGACCTGTCCGAGCTGGCAGGCGCCATCGGCCAGGTGACCACCCTCCTGACGGTCGTCGTCGGGTCCATCGCCGGAATCGCCCTGGTGGTGGGAGGCGTCGGCGTGATGAACATCATGCTGGTCTCGGTCACCGAACGCACCCGGGAGATCGGGTTGCGGATGGCCCTGGGGGCCACGCGCGGCAACATCCTTCTTCAGTTCCTCATCGAGGCGATGTTGATCACCGGGACGGGAGGGCTCGTCGGCATCGGCCTGGGATCCGGGCTGGCCTGGGTCATCGCCGCCCTGGCAGGGTGGCCACCGCGGGTGTCGGTTCCCACCGTGGTGGTGGCGGTGCTGTTTTCGCTCTTCGCCGGGGTGGTCTGCGGTATCTACCCGGCACGGCGGGCGGCCGGCCTCGACCCCATGGAGGCACTTCGCTATGAATAG
- a CDS encoding sugar ABC transporter substrate-binding protein yields the protein MLDRWTNGVNGCMGRRARGRALRRALAAALVAGLLVLAGCGGSGGQPAAGDQAAGGAGSSGGEQGVQTVTLRAMTIGKPTERYRFDNLKDAVERLNQKLEQEGANVRVQLEGTHEDRPWDEYKQRFILAAEAGKAPDIILSGHEDVAPWAAAGHIVPLDEYVKDSPVYQDVFPTLWESVTLDGKIWGIPQDTEARPLYFWKSHLKQLGWTDQQIAQLPERIRTGDFTLDDLLDLAKQLQDRGIVPAGQGFWTRPQPGVDFYMFYLAYGGQMQDPATGKLVLDKEALLKEYQFFARARELGVLKPSLLGTDWSIWHRTVTGKQVGLFVGGSWQVAEWQDQYGLTDADVQDLGYALLPAGEKGKPGVTLSHPLVYMVTKYSQHPDLAARLILEATNPEFNTRHAVESNHLAILKSQLEQPEYKENRLLGDLAYMVEYAGFVPLHAQFGNYDQAIYRGLSAVVAGQMTPEQAVDTVVKQLQAQLRDEVIIR from the coding sequence GTGCTGGATCGGTGGACGAATGGCGTCAACGGGTGCATGGGCCGGCGCGCCCGCGGCCGCGCCCTGCGGCGGGCGCTGGCGGCGGCCCTGGTGGCGGGCCTGCTGGTGCTGGCCGGGTGCGGCGGTTCGGGCGGCCAGCCCGCCGCCGGCGATCAGGCTGCGGGCGGGGCCGGTTCGTCCGGCGGGGAGCAGGGCGTCCAGACCGTGACCCTGCGGGCCATGACCATCGGCAAGCCCACGGAGCGCTACCGGTTCGACAACCTGAAGGACGCGGTGGAGCGCCTCAACCAGAAGCTCGAGCAGGAGGGGGCGAATGTCCGCGTCCAGCTGGAAGGTACCCACGAGGACCGGCCGTGGGACGAGTACAAGCAGCGGTTCATCCTGGCGGCCGAGGCGGGCAAGGCGCCGGACATCATCCTCAGCGGCCACGAGGACGTGGCGCCGTGGGCGGCGGCCGGGCACATCGTTCCCCTGGACGAGTACGTCAAGGACAGCCCGGTCTACCAGGACGTGTTCCCGACCCTGTGGGAGTCCGTGACCCTGGACGGCAAGATCTGGGGTATCCCGCAGGATACCGAGGCGCGGCCCCTTTACTTCTGGAAGTCGCACCTGAAGCAGCTGGGCTGGACCGACCAGCAGATCGCCCAGCTGCCCGAGCGCATCAGGACCGGCGACTTCACCCTGGACGACCTGCTGGATCTTGCCAAGCAGCTCCAGGACCGCGGCATCGTGCCGGCCGGCCAGGGCTTCTGGACGCGGCCGCAGCCGGGCGTGGACTTCTACATGTTCTACCTGGCCTACGGCGGCCAGATGCAGGACCCGGCGACGGGGAAGCTGGTGCTTGACAAGGAGGCGCTGCTGAAGGAGTACCAGTTCTTCGCCCGGGCGCGGGAGCTGGGCGTGCTGAAGCCGTCGCTGCTCGGCACCGACTGGTCCATCTGGCACCGCACGGTGACGGGCAAGCAGGTGGGCCTGTTCGTCGGCGGCTCGTGGCAGGTGGCCGAGTGGCAGGACCAGTACGGCCTGACGGACGCCGATGTCCAGGATCTGGGCTACGCACTGCTGCCGGCGGGCGAGAAGGGCAAGCCGGGGGTCACCCTCTCCCACCCGCTGGTCTACATGGTGACGAAGTACTCCCAGCACCCCGACCTGGCGGCGCGGCTGATCCTGGAGGCGACGAACCCCGAGTTCAACACGCGCCATGCGGTGGAGAGCAACCACCTGGCGATCCTGAAGTCCCAGCTCGAGCAGCCTGAGTACAAGGAGAACCGGCTGCTGGGCGACCTCGCCTACATGGTCGAATACGCCGGGTTCGTCCCGCTGCACGCGCAGTTCGGCAACTACGACCAGGCCATCTACCGCGGGCTGTCGGCGGTGGTGGCCGGGCAGATGACGCCGGAGCAGGCCGTCGACACGGTGGTCAAGCAGCTGCAGGCGCAGCTGCGGGACGAGGTGATCATCCGGTGA
- a CDS encoding ABC transporter ATP-binding protein: MRIRLDGVTKRFGAVTAVDGLTLDLEPGRLVALLGPSGCGKSTTLYMLAGVLRPTAGDIYFDDVRVNDVPPQRRNVGMVFQSYALYPHMTVFENIAFPLRMQKLPEGEIRRRVREMAELVQVDALLDRRPEQLSGGQQQRVALARALVKRPALLLLDEPLSNLDAQLRQAMRAEIRRIQRELGVTAVLVTHDQTEAMTIADWVVLMNAGRCVAQGTPYELYQTPPNRFTASFIGHPPMNWLQGRVSGTRLQVDGLPVYLPLPAAARDGEVEIGIRPHHVQLVAPGKGHLDGVVTMVELLGHEKLVTVEAGRGAGAPAVAPAAPDQGAVPGQGPAAGAGDGLRLQALVPADAAVVEGEAVGVRLPVSRLHLFRVSDGSRLALPGAAARRPVATAAGRGDAAVEEPAEESAGTAG; the protein is encoded by the coding sequence GTGAGGATCCGGCTGGACGGCGTGACCAAGCGCTTCGGTGCGGTGACGGCGGTCGACGGCCTGACCCTGGACCTGGAGCCCGGTCGGCTGGTGGCGCTGCTGGGGCCGTCCGGCTGCGGGAAGTCCACCACCCTCTACATGCTGGCCGGCGTGCTGCGGCCGACGGCGGGCGACATCTACTTCGACGACGTGCGGGTCAACGACGTGCCGCCCCAGCGGCGCAACGTGGGCATGGTCTTCCAGAGCTACGCCCTCTACCCGCACATGACGGTGTTCGAGAACATCGCCTTCCCCCTGCGGATGCAGAAGCTCCCGGAGGGGGAGATCCGGCGCCGCGTCCGCGAGATGGCGGAGCTCGTGCAGGTCGACGCCCTGCTGGACCGGCGGCCTGAGCAGCTCTCGGGCGGCCAGCAGCAGCGGGTGGCCCTGGCCCGGGCGCTGGTCAAGCGGCCAGCCCTGCTCCTCCTGGACGAACCCCTCTCGAACCTGGACGCCCAGCTGCGGCAGGCCATGCGGGCCGAGATCCGGCGCATCCAGCGGGAGCTGGGCGTGACGGCGGTGCTGGTCACCCACGACCAGACCGAGGCGATGACCATCGCCGACTGGGTGGTGCTGATGAACGCCGGCCGCTGCGTCGCCCAGGGCACGCCGTACGAGCTCTACCAGACGCCGCCCAACCGCTTCACCGCTTCCTTCATCGGCCACCCGCCCATGAACTGGCTCCAGGGGCGGGTGAGCGGCACGCGCCTGCAGGTGGACGGCCTCCCCGTGTACCTGCCGCTGCCGGCGGCGGCGCGGGACGGCGAGGTGGAGATCGGCATCCGGCCGCACCACGTGCAGCTGGTGGCGCCGGGCAAGGGGCACCTCGACGGCGTGGTGACGATGGTCGAGCTCCTCGGCCACGAGAAGCTGGTGACCGTGGAGGCCGGCCGGGGCGCGGGCGCCCCGGCGGTGGCGCCGGCGGCACCGGACCAGGGCGCGGTTCCGGGCCAGGGTCCGGCTGCGGGGGCCGGCGACGGCTTGCGCCTGCAGGCGCTGGTGCCGGCCGACGCCGCCGTGGTCGAGGGAGAGGCGGTGGGCGTCAGGCTGCCGGTGTCGCGCCTGCACCTGTTCCGGGTGTCGGACGGCAGCCGCCTGGCCCTGCCCGGCGCGGCGGCGCGGCGGCCGGTGGCTACCGCCGCGGGCCGCGGGGACGCCGCGGTGGAGGAACCGGCCGAGGAGAGC